In a genomic window of Demequina muriae:
- a CDS encoding glycosyltransferase family 2 protein has translation MPELPALDERPGVSVVMPVRNESSALASSVAAVLESGYGGQLEVVVAVGPSDDGTEEIARGLAHTGQVVVVDNPSGRTPDGLNAAIAAAKHDVIVRMDGHAHMPVGYIDLAVDALRRTGAANVGGRMVPDSPGPFGRAVAVAMASRWGLGGASHRQGGREEASASVYLGSFRREALVEVGGYDPHFVRAQDWELNHRLRRAGYVVWFVPEMAVPYTPRDGWGPLRQQFFASGRWRREVARKHPETRTLRYVAAPAMVVVNASAIVAAGLGAALGAPALGWLLVAPAAYLLGVLGATASLASRTGARAALAMPVVLITMHVAWGVGYLCGVRYSRLDA, from the coding sequence CGCCAGCTCTGTCGCCGCAGTCCTGGAGTCGGGGTACGGAGGCCAGCTCGAGGTGGTCGTCGCGGTCGGCCCCTCCGATGACGGCACCGAGGAGATCGCCCGCGGCCTCGCTCACACCGGCCAGGTGGTGGTCGTCGACAACCCCAGCGGGCGCACTCCCGACGGCCTCAACGCGGCGATTGCCGCCGCGAAGCATGACGTCATCGTGCGCATGGACGGTCACGCTCATATGCCTGTCGGCTACATCGACCTCGCGGTGGACGCGCTGCGTCGTACCGGCGCGGCCAACGTGGGCGGCCGGATGGTTCCCGATTCGCCAGGCCCATTCGGCCGGGCGGTGGCGGTGGCGATGGCCTCGCGTTGGGGACTCGGGGGCGCCAGTCATCGCCAGGGTGGCCGCGAGGAGGCCAGCGCCTCCGTCTATCTCGGGTCCTTCCGGCGGGAGGCGCTCGTCGAGGTCGGCGGGTATGACCCCCACTTCGTCCGCGCTCAGGACTGGGAGCTCAACCACCGGCTGCGTCGTGCCGGCTACGTGGTGTGGTTCGTGCCGGAGATGGCGGTGCCGTACACGCCTCGCGATGGCTGGGGACCGTTGCGCCAGCAGTTCTTCGCGTCCGGGCGGTGGCGCCGAGAGGTCGCCCGCAAGCACCCTGAGACGCGCACGCTTCGGTATGTCGCGGCGCCAGCGATGGTGGTGGTCAACGCATCCGCGATCGTGGCCGCCGGGCTCGGCGCGGCACTGGGTGCGCCGGCGCTCGGCTGGCTGCTCGTCGCCCCGGCTGCCTACCTCCTCGGGGTGCTCGGCGCGACCGCATCCCTCGCGAGCCGCACGGGTGCGCGGGCGGCGTTGGCGATGCCGGTGGTGCTCATTACCATGCATGTTGCCTGGGGCGTCGGATATCTGTGTGGTGTGCGCTACTCTCGACTTGACGCATAG
- a CDS encoding WhiB family transcriptional regulator codes for MWNIYEGAVPSDAGKPSPTLASVVDIFDGADDDGPLGWQERALCAQTDPEAFFPEKGGSTREAKKVCASCDVRSECLDYALENDERFGIWGGLSERERRKLKRRAV; via the coding sequence ATGTGGAATATCTACGAAGGCGCAGTGCCCTCGGACGCAGGAAAGCCCTCACCGACCCTCGCGTCGGTCGTGGACATCTTCGATGGGGCCGATGACGACGGTCCCCTGGGCTGGCAAGAACGCGCACTGTGCGCTCAGACCGATCCCGAGGCATTCTTCCCTGAGAAGGGCGGATCCACCCGCGAGGCCAAGAAGGTCTGCGCCTCGTGCGACGTCCGGTCCGAGTGCCTCGACTACGCGCTCGAGAACGACGAGCGCTTCGGCATCTGGGGCGGACTGTCGGAGCGCGAGCGGCGCAAACTCAAGCGCCGCGCTGTCTAG